The DNA window GCCGCCGGCCTGCTCAGCGGAGAGTCGTGCCATCGGCCCCTCGCTGCTGAAACAGCCGGCCGATCAGGCCGAGCAGGAGGATGCCCGCGGTCACGGTGGCCGCGATCCGGTCGGGCACGTGCGTGCGCAAATCCTCGGGCAGATTCAGCCAGACACCCTGCAAAGCGATGGCGCAGGTCATCGCCTGCACGCTGACGAAACGCCAGGCTTGGCGCCAGTTGTCGATCAGTTTCATGGGAGTTCCCGAAGGGAGGTTACGAAAGCGGTGACGTCCTTGCCGCCAGCGAAGCCGGCGTTGACGTCTTCGATGCGGTCGGCGCGCAGCGCGCGTTCGCGCTGGAGCGTGACGCGGTAGAACATGGCGAGCTGGCGCGCGGTCGCGCGCTCGATCCACGGCCAGTCGTGGCCGTGGGCGATCAGGGTGGCGAGGACGCTGGGCCAGTCGCTGTCGGCGCCGCGCGGCGCAGCTCCAGCGCCGCCAGTACGCGCTGCAGAAAAAAATCGGCGTTGACCGCCCAGAACGTCAGCAACAGCAGGTCGCCGTGGGCGCCGGAGAGGGCTTGGACCCAGTCGGCCGGCTGGTCGCAGGCCTGAGCGAGCAGTGCGATGGTGGCCGCGGGGTGTTGGGCGCAGACCCGGTGCAGGCGACCCAGATCGATGCTGCTGTCGTCGGTTTGCTCGACGAGGTCGGCGACGAGCGCCGCGATGGCGTCGTGCAGCTTCAGGCTTTCGAAGAAGCCGATCTCGCGCACGGTGACGGTGCGATCGCCGAGCGGTAGCGTCCGATTCGGTTGCAACACGACCAGTTCATCGGCAGCGGGCTGGGGGCGTCGAACTTTTCGCGCCATTACACCCTCGCCAGTTCGATGCGGCCGAAGCCGCCCAGGTCCGGGTCCAGCGCGCGCGACTCATCGAACAGGGCCGCACCCGACAGCTGCAGGCTGCCCCACTCCTCTGAGATCAGCGCCAGCTGCTCGATGGGATTGAAGGTCAGGCGGTACAGCGTCACCTTGGCGCGCTGACCGGTGACGGTGTTGATTCCGTCCAGAATCAGCATCCGCTCCGGCGGCGGGGTGTTGAACAGGGCGATGTTGACCGTCTCGCCGTGCTTGTAACTGGCCTTGAACGGCTGGGTCAGGCCGTCGACCTTGCGCAAGCCGATCACACCGCCGGACGCCGACTCCGTCCACCAATTCGCCGCTGGCACCGTGACCGGCGGATTGGCGCTGTCAGTGATCGCGACGTCGCTCACCCAGCCTCGGTCCAGCGCGACCAGGTCGTTGGCTTTTAGGCCTGGCGGCAGCAGTTCGTTGTTGACCGATCCCGCCGGCAGGGTCGCCGGAATCGAGTACAGGCCCTCGGCCAGGTTTTCCGGGGTCGCCTCGTCCAGGGTCAGGTTGACGTTGGCGGTCTTCGACTGGACGAGGCGGCCGTACAGCAGGCGATTGCCGCTGAACGATTCGAACTTGTCCGAGTTTTGGACTTCCAGCGCGAGTTCCAGCTGGGGCGCGTTGCCGACCCAGCGCAGCGGACCGGGCTTGCCGGTGGACTGGCGCTGGGCGAGGTAGACCTTGCCCTGGAACGAAAAAAGGTTCGGCGCGGCCATCGGGTCGCGTGCTCCTATAGATTAGGTGTGGGGCCGCCGATGGGCGGCCGAGACTCAGCGGCGCAGCGAGCGCAGCAGTTGCCGATCCAGATCGGCGGTGATGACGTCGAGACCGGCTTGGGCCATGCGCGCAGGGCGGTCGCCCTTGCGCAGCATCTGGGCCAGCGACGGGCCGAACAGCGGTTCGATCGGGTAACGCGGCACCCGCCGCGACCCGCCGCTGCCGATCAGGGGCTCGCGCTCCCAGGCCTTGTCGATGCCCTGACCGCGCCGCGCACGGACGAAGCCGTGGGGTTCGTGGCCTGGCCGGTTGCGGAAGATTCGGTACCGAAGACCGGACGGTGTCCCGCGCCCGGCGAAGTTCAGCAGACCGATGCCGTGCACCCGGCCCACCAGCGCAATGCCGTCCCGGGTGATGCGCACGCTCAGCCCGTCGCGTATCCGGGTCGCCGACAGCGCGTATTCGGTCTGGATGTCGCGGCGCGCCAGGACCGGCCAGCGGCGCCGGAGCGTACCGAGCGCGCGGCGCTGGGCGACCAGCACCTTGCCCGGCAGATCGCTGAGGCGCTGGGCGGCCTCCAGGGCGCCATCGGCGTCGATGGAAATCCGCATCAGCGCCGGTACCGCACGGTCAGGGTGACCTGCACGGCCACCACCGCCAGCCCTTCGGGCCGGTCGAGGAACACGATGTCCTCGACCTGCAACGGCAGGGCCTGGGGCAGCGGAATCCAGGCGTCGAGCGCGTCCTCGACGTCGGCGGCGATGGCATGGGCCCGGGCATGGGCGTCGTTGAGATGGGCCGGCAAGGTCGCTTCGACGATGGCCTGGAGCAGCCGATGCTGGCCATGTGGTTTCTGGGTGTCGCGGTGCACGCCCAGCGCGGCCAGGGTGAGTCCCGGTACGTCGGGTTCGGCATGTTGGGCCGGCTCCAGAGCCACAGCGGTGCCGATGTCGGTCCGATAGCCGCCATCGGTGCGGATATCGGCCAGGCGCGCAGCGATCCGCTCCAGCAGCACCCAGGTCGGCGTCGGCTCAGCCATGCAGGACGGCCTCATTGACCCGACCGTCGTCCCGGACAAGGGCCTCGACGGATTGGGTCCGGCCGTCCAGGCTCACTTCGTCGCCGCGGCGAAACACCCACTCGGCATTGCGAGCCAGCACGTGGCGGGCCCGCCCGACAACCTGCTGGAACTCCCCCAATCGCTCGACGCCGTCGCGCACGACAAGGCGGATCGACACCGAGGGGTTAGGGCGGCGCTGAATCTGCGCGACGACGCCGAGCGCGTCGAACACGACGGCATCCGCCGTCGAGAAGGCATCCACGGCATTACGCCTTCAGCTTCGGCAGCAGCGCGGGTCGATGACACATGGGCAACGGATTGGACTGGGTGTGCAGGTCGGTGCCGCGGTCGAACTTGCGCGGCGCCTGCTTGCTGTAGAGCAGTTGGCCGAGGGTGTTGACCGTCTCGTTGAAATCGGCTGGGGCGACGTAGGTGGCGAAGGTGTCAAGGGTACCCAGCGGAAAAGCATGGCCCTCGCCTTCGGCGATGAAGCGGCGGGGCTCGCCGTCCGGACCGCTGGCTTCGCCGGTGTACTCCTCGAAGCGTACGCCTGCCAGTCGGAAATCGGCGCGCATGTCGTCTCGCATCGCAGCGCCTTCCTGCCAGCGTTCGTAGGCCTTTTCCACCTTGGGATGGCTGGTCAGCGCGTCGAAGAACTCGCTGGATACCAGAACGTGAATACCGCTCATCCGTTCACCCTGGAGCGACTGGCTCATGTAGCGCTTGAGCTCCAGACACTTCTTGCGAACATCGGTTTCCTTGTTGCTCAGTTGGAAATCGAACGTCTTCGGAGTGATCTTGAAGATCTCGAACAGGTTCGCCAGTTCACTTCCATCGGCGTCCAGGATCACGCCCTTGAGCGCGCCCATGCGCAGATGCTCCAAGGTAATGGCGTGCTTGTTGCGCATCGTCTGCAGGTGGTCGGCCATAACCCCTGCGACTGTTTCCAGATCGGTCTCGGTGCCGAATGCGCGAACGCCGACGACCTCTTCCGGCAGCACTACGTCGTCGTGGGGGATGTGCGGCACGTTGAACGCCCGCAGGGTTCGTTTGCCGCGCTTGCCCACCGAGCCAGGTGAACCCACCGGTTGCGTCTGCAGCAACGACAGCACACCGTTGCGCTCCTCGATCGTGACCTGGCGCGTGCGCACCGGCTTGATCGGAAACAGGTTCAACTCGTCCAGCCGGCCGTACTGGTTCGGCAGGAGATTGATTGCCGCGGTCAGGGCGCTGACCGAGAACGCGGGGTTGTGGAACGGGTTGTTCATCGACATGGATCAGGTTCCTTGACGCACGAGCACGCCGGCAACGCGCAGTTGCTGGAGGCAAGCCGAGCGCTGTTCGGGGGTAATGGCTTTCGGCCAGACCAGAGCGTGGTCGGCCACGGTCGCGTGACGCGCGACGATCAGGCCGTCCGGGCTCGGCGCGTCGGCGGTGAGGATCGGCACAATCACGACGCCGACCGCCTGCTCGCGGCCATCGGTGGCGGCCGGGTCGAGCGCCGCCACTTCGCCGGTCGCGGTGATGCGTCCGACCACATGACCCAGTTGCAACGCTTGCTGCGCCGCCACGGTCACGCGATCGCGCGAGTACAGGTTGTCGGCTTCGAACTTGAGCAGGTCGCCCAGGTTGTTGGGCTCTGACTGCGGCGGGTAGACGGTGATGCCCATCTCAGCGCTCCCTCTTACAGCGCGCGGCCCGTGCCTCGACGGCGTGGATCAGCGGGTTGTCGTCCAGCGACGTTGTGGCCGCCACGGACGCAGCAGTCGGGGACAGGTGGCTGGTGATCTCAGCCGTCTCGGCGCGCAGACCGAGCAGCTTCCGACGCACGTCAACGGTACTCAGGCCTTCGCCCAGGAACTCCGCGGTCAGGTCGGGGCGCCCGGCGAGCGCGCACAGCTCGGCGATCGCCAGGGCATCGCCGTGCGCTTGCGCGCGCGCGGCGTCAATGTCGACGGCAGGCGCCGTCGATTCGGGGGTGGACATCGTGGGGAACTCCAAGGAAGAGGGACGCGCGACCGCGTCCAGTTCGGTGTGCATCTGCAGCACGGCGTCGCCGAGCGTGCCGAGCCGGTCGGCCAGTCCCGCGTCGATCGCGTTCTGGCCGAAGAACAAGCCGGCCTCGGTCTGGCGGATGGCATCGGCGGGCAGGCCGCGGTGATGAGCGACCGTCTGCACGAACAGTTCGTACAGGCGGTTCACTTCGGCCT is part of the Lysobacter firmicutimachus genome and encodes:
- a CDS encoding DUF6631 family protein — translated: MARKVRRPQPAADELVVLQPNRTLPLGDRTVTVREIGFFESLKLHDAIAALVADLVEQTDDSSIDLGRLHRVCAQHPAATIALLAQACDQPADWVQALSGAHGDLLLLTFWAVNADFFLQRVLAALELRRAAPTATGPASSPP
- a CDS encoding head-tail joining protein, translating into MDAFSTADAVVFDALGVVAQIQRRPNPSVSIRLVVRDGVERLGEFQQVVGRARHVLARNAEWVFRRGDEVSLDGRTQSVEALVRDDGRVNEAVLHG
- a CDS encoding major capsid protein, coding for MSMNNPFHNPAFSVSALTAAINLLPNQYGRLDELNLFPIKPVRTRQVTIEERNGVLSLLQTQPVGSPGSVGKRGKRTLRAFNVPHIPHDDVVLPEEVVGVRAFGTETDLETVAGVMADHLQTMRNKHAITLEHLRMGALKGVILDADGSELANLFEIFKITPKTFDFQLSNKETDVRKKCLELKRYMSQSLQGERMSGIHVLVSSEFFDALTSHPKVEKAYERWQEGAAMRDDMRADFRLAGVRFEEYTGEASGPDGEPRRFIAEGEGHAFPLGTLDTFATYVAPADFNETVNTLGQLLYSKQAPRKFDRGTDLHTQSNPLPMCHRPALLPKLKA
- a CDS encoding head decoration protein encodes the protein MGITVYPPQSEPNNLGDLLKFEADNLYSRDRVTVAAQQALQLGHVVGRITATGEVAALDPAATDGREQAVGVVIVPILTADAPSPDGLIVARHATVADHALVWPKAITPEQRSACLQQLRVAGVLVRQGT